The Hymenobacter sp. DG01 genome has a segment encoding these proteins:
- a CDS encoding McrB family protein: MSRPYVTNSIELQKNFRTFIKLRESRNQDDVEQYRAYLRSAKVLVVEKVDGQREYAPSRFVGYKNNSVAEHEEDTLKHGGLTTAQLERLYTKWVYDPIETERYARFCKKYGVGKDFSQLRTPPKFIFASYSASDEATRIKPTTEDKDMDDDIEETSSIDVNMPLNQILYGPPGTGKTYHTVARAVALLEGMSDEELVTQYPADKRQQLREKFEQYRAAGRIAFVTFHQAFSYEDFIEGIKPLPPTKDGEDASGAEPEAKPVQYDVVPGIFRRICESAAAAANTATIPNLPDFDTLYDEFVEQLHQRMLNTRGSLTFYSKTGLPVTLKALNLQSKRLTFLHDNSAQQDHNIDKKWIKKICDKYTSIDQIKHLKQDITDVVGGSNASLQWVVFREFKKYEAAFVAQEREKQKTTPAPSFVLIIDEINRGNVANIFGELITLLEDDKRAGKPEFLTITLPYSKEEFSVPQNLYLLGTMNTADRSVEALDTALRRRFSFTEMLPQPHLLPDDVEGVNLQEMLRAINARLEQLLDHDHCIGHALLMQVSTLDDLREAFRRNILPLLQEYFFGDWGKIGLVIGSPFIQQVNKNQPAGSYKLLSFGSFSTKELSEKPVYRLTDTLQLDAQAFKSIYASF, translated from the coding sequence GTGTCCCGTCCATACGTTACCAACTCAATTGAACTTCAGAAGAACTTCAGAACTTTCATCAAACTGCGCGAAAGCCGCAATCAGGATGATGTCGAGCAGTATCGCGCTTACTTGCGAAGTGCAAAGGTTCTAGTGGTTGAGAAAGTTGATGGGCAGCGTGAGTATGCCCCAAGCCGATTTGTAGGCTACAAGAACAATTCTGTTGCTGAACATGAGGAAGACACGCTCAAGCATGGCGGTCTGACTACTGCTCAGCTAGAGCGCCTTTATACGAAATGGGTGTATGACCCAATAGAGACAGAGCGCTACGCCCGTTTTTGTAAAAAATACGGAGTAGGCAAAGACTTCTCCCAACTTCGCACACCACCCAAATTTATCTTCGCTAGCTATAGCGCCTCCGATGAAGCCACGCGTATAAAGCCGACTACGGAAGATAAGGATATGGATGACGACATAGAAGAGACGAGCTCTATTGACGTTAATATGCCACTCAACCAGATTCTCTATGGTCCTCCTGGTACTGGCAAAACATATCACACAGTAGCTCGCGCCGTCGCACTATTAGAAGGCATGAGCGACGAAGAACTCGTCACCCAATATCCCGCAGATAAACGGCAACAACTTCGGGAGAAGTTCGAGCAATACCGGGCAGCCGGGCGAATTGCCTTTGTAACATTCCATCAAGCGTTCAGCTACGAGGACTTTATAGAAGGCATTAAGCCTCTGCCACCCACTAAAGATGGCGAGGATGCATCTGGTGCTGAACCGGAGGCAAAACCTGTGCAATACGATGTTGTTCCGGGTATTTTCCGCCGCATCTGCGAGTCAGCCGCCGCCGCCGCCAATACGGCTACAATTCCTAATCTACCGGACTTCGATACGCTGTATGATGAGTTTGTAGAGCAGCTTCATCAGCGCATGCTCAACACACGCGGTTCGCTGACTTTCTATTCTAAAACTGGTCTACCTGTTACACTGAAAGCGCTGAATCTGCAATCAAAACGCCTGACCTTTTTGCATGATAATAGCGCTCAGCAAGACCATAACATTGACAAGAAGTGGATTAAGAAGATATGCGACAAGTACACGTCTATTGACCAAATCAAGCATTTGAAGCAGGATATCACCGATGTGGTTGGTGGGTCTAATGCCTCTTTGCAGTGGGTAGTTTTTCGGGAGTTCAAAAAGTACGAAGCTGCCTTTGTAGCACAGGAGCGAGAAAAGCAGAAAACCACCCCTGCCCCATCCTTTGTACTCATCATTGATGAAATCAACCGGGGGAACGTCGCCAATATTTTTGGCGAGCTGATAACCCTGCTGGAAGACGACAAGCGAGCTGGTAAACCGGAGTTCCTCACTATCACACTACCTTATTCCAAGGAGGAATTCTCGGTGCCCCAAAATCTCTATTTGTTGGGCACGATGAACACGGCAGACCGTAGCGTGGAAGCCCTGGATACGGCTTTGCGCCGCCGTTTCAGCTTCACGGAAATGCTGCCACAGCCCCACCTGCTGCCGGATGATGTTGAAGGGGTCAATCTGCAGGAAATGCTTCGCGCTATCAATGCTCGTCTGGAACAGCTGCTCGACCATGACCATTGTATTGGACATGCCCTATTGATGCAGGTTTCTACGCTGGATGACCTGCGAGAGGCATTTCGCCGCAATATTCTCCCTTTGCTGCAGGAGTATTTCTTTGGTGATTGGGGTAAGATTGGTTTAGTAATCGGAAGCCCATTTATCCAACAGGTAAATAAGAACCAGCCGGCTGGCAGCTACAAACTGCTTTCCTTTGGCTCTTTCAGCACTAAAGAACTAAGTGAGAAGCCAGTTTACAGGCTGACCGATACGCTGCAGCTAGACGCGCAGGCATTCAAGAGCATCTACGCGTCCTTCTAA
- a CDS encoding restriction endonuclease subunit S, translated as MKSNLPAGWAWSTLDELSVKISDGSHNPPKGKEAGIPMLSAKNIQDNIIHFDDARLISEEDYQSEVSRVNISAGDVLLTIVGTIGRTAVVADGLPKFSLQRSVAIIKPRIDSKFLAYCLRSPLIQKYLSDNAKGTAQKGIYLNALKKIPVCLPPAAEQARIVEQLEATMQKLEASQERLEKLPELLKKFRQAVLAAAVSGKLTEAWRAEQVDLESAEQLVEQIIEVRKTRFAQASALAKAEGRKTPRRVFAEEAPTIGSALLPELPDSWTASTVGFLAHVTKLAGFEYTNYIKYEEQGDIPVVRAQNVQMGRFVEDNLLYIDLATSDFLERSQLHGREVLMVFIGAGTGNVCLAPKDRRWHLAPNVAKIDCDVISPEYLNFYLQSPTGLRNTLSFAKATAQPSLSMETIREIAVALPGLAEQQEIVRQVNHYFELADQLEARFEQAASLVEQLPQALLAKAFSGQLVPQDPNDEPASVLLERLEAGVAAPVKGKRGRKPKAVADAPLFE; from the coding sequence ATGAAAAGTAATCTACCCGCAGGATGGGCATGGTCAACGCTTGATGAATTGAGCGTTAAAATTTCGGACGGTTCTCATAATCCCCCAAAAGGAAAAGAGGCTGGAATACCCATGCTTAGCGCCAAGAATATTCAAGACAATATCATTCACTTTGACGACGCTCGACTCATCTCCGAAGAAGATTACCAGAGCGAGGTAAGCCGAGTGAACATTTCTGCAGGAGATGTCCTGTTGACTATAGTTGGAACAATCGGCAGAACCGCGGTCGTCGCGGATGGATTGCCGAAGTTCTCGTTGCAACGAAGCGTGGCAATCATCAAGCCCAGAATTGACAGTAAATTTTTGGCTTATTGTCTACGGAGCCCACTCATTCAAAAATACCTTTCGGATAATGCTAAAGGAACGGCGCAGAAAGGTATTTATCTGAATGCTCTTAAGAAGATACCTGTTTGCTTGCCCCCGGCTGCAGAGCAGGCACGCATTGTTGAGCAGCTTGAGGCAACCATGCAGAAGCTCGAAGCCAGCCAAGAGCGGCTTGAGAAGCTGCCAGAGCTGCTGAAGAAGTTCCGGCAAGCGGTGCTGGCGGCGGCTGTGTCGGGGAAGCTGACGGAAGCGTGGCGGGCGGAGCAGGTTGATTTGGAATCTGCTGAACAGCTCGTTGAGCAAATAATCGAGGTAAGAAAAACCCGTTTTGCTCAGGCATCTGCTTTAGCAAAAGCAGAAGGCAGGAAAACCCCACGTCGAGTCTTTGCGGAAGAAGCACCCACAATTGGCTCGGCGCTACTTCCTGAATTGCCTGATAGTTGGACTGCCAGCACTGTCGGTTTCTTAGCCCACGTAACCAAATTAGCGGGGTTCGAATACACGAACTACATCAAGTACGAAGAGCAGGGAGACATTCCAGTAGTCAGAGCCCAAAATGTTCAAATGGGTCGTTTTGTAGAAGACAACCTACTCTACATCGACCTTGCGACATCTGATTTCTTGGAAAGGTCGCAGCTTCATGGACGTGAAGTTTTGATGGTCTTCATCGGCGCGGGAACTGGAAACGTTTGCCTCGCCCCTAAAGACCGGCGCTGGCATCTGGCTCCTAATGTTGCTAAAATCGACTGCGACGTTATTTCGCCGGAGTACCTGAATTTCTACCTTCAATCTCCAACGGGGCTTCGAAATACCCTGAGCTTCGCAAAAGCAACAGCGCAGCCTAGTCTTTCGATGGAGACAATTAGAGAAATAGCTGTGGCTCTACCGGGGTTAGCCGAGCAGCAAGAAATCGTACGCCAAGTCAACCACTACTTCGAGCTAGCCGACCAACTGGAAGCCCGGTTCGAGCAGGCGGCGTCGCTCGTGGAGCAGTTGCCCCAAGCGCTTCTCGCCAAGGCATTCAGCGGGCAGCTCGTGCCACAAGACCCGAACGACGAACCCGCCAGCGTGCTTTTGGAACGGTTAGAAGCGGGAGTGGCTGCCCCAGTAAAAGGCAAGCGTGGGCGGAAGCCCAAGGCAGTGGCGGATGCGCCGTTGTTCGAGTAA
- a CDS encoding class I SAM-dependent DNA methyltransferase: MNNQEIVSKLWSLCNVLRDDGITYHQYVTELTYLLFLKMLKETGNEENIPEQYRWDELVSKEGVALKTFYRTLLLHLGTEGKGTVAQIYHNAQTHIDEPKNLRKIVKSIDELDWYSAREEGLGNLYEGLLEKNANEKKSGAGQYFTPRPLIDAMVELVDPQPGERCNDPACGTFGFMIAADAHVKAKTDNYYTLTEKQIEFQRQQAFSGCELVADTHRLAMMNALLHGMESDIVLGDTLTQIGEQMKGYDVVLANPPFGTKKGGERPTRSDFTYPTSNKQLNFLQHIYRSLKPGGRAAVVLPDNVLFQDGDGQKVRADLMAKCNLHTILRLPTGIFYAAGVKTNVLFFERGTTDKGNTKQVWYYDLRTNMDNFGKRTPFTRAHFNDFIKAYHADDRAAHTDERWQSFTRQEIEQRGDTLDLGLIADASLAGSTDLPDPKELATEAIDELEVVVDELKELLRLLEINEK, translated from the coding sequence ATGAATAACCAAGAAATCGTTTCGAAACTGTGGAGCCTGTGTAACGTGCTGCGCGACGACGGCATTACCTACCACCAGTACGTTACCGAACTGACCTACTTGCTCTTCCTGAAGATGCTCAAGGAGACGGGCAACGAAGAGAACATCCCCGAGCAGTACCGCTGGGACGAGCTGGTGAGCAAGGAGGGCGTGGCGTTGAAGACCTTCTACCGCACGCTGCTGCTGCACCTCGGCACCGAGGGCAAGGGCACCGTGGCGCAGATTTACCACAACGCCCAGACCCACATCGACGAGCCCAAGAACCTGCGCAAAATCGTCAAGAGCATTGACGAGCTGGACTGGTACTCGGCGCGGGAAGAAGGCTTGGGTAACCTTTACGAGGGCTTGTTGGAGAAAAATGCCAACGAGAAGAAATCAGGTGCCGGGCAGTACTTCACGCCGCGTCCGCTCATCGACGCGATGGTGGAGCTGGTGGACCCGCAGCCGGGCGAGCGGTGCAACGACCCGGCGTGCGGCACGTTCGGCTTCATGATTGCCGCCGATGCCCACGTCAAGGCAAAGACCGACAACTACTATACCCTCACCGAGAAGCAAATCGAGTTCCAGCGCCAGCAGGCGTTTTCGGGCTGCGAGCTGGTGGCGGACACGCACCGGCTGGCGATGATGAATGCCCTGCTGCACGGCATGGAAAGCGACATCGTACTGGGCGACACGCTCACGCAGATTGGCGAGCAGATGAAGGGCTACGACGTGGTGCTAGCCAACCCGCCCTTCGGCACCAAGAAAGGCGGCGAGCGTCCGACCCGGTCGGACTTCACCTATCCCACCAGCAACAAGCAGCTCAACTTCCTGCAGCACATCTACCGCTCGCTCAAGCCGGGCGGACGGGCAGCGGTGGTGCTCCCCGACAACGTGCTGTTCCAAGACGGCGACGGGCAGAAGGTGCGGGCGGACTTGATGGCTAAGTGCAACCTGCACACCATCCTGCGCCTGCCCACGGGCATTTTCTACGCGGCGGGGGTGAAGACCAACGTGCTGTTCTTCGAGCGCGGCACGACCGATAAGGGCAACACCAAGCAGGTGTGGTACTACGACCTGCGCACCAACATGGACAACTTTGGGAAGCGGACGCCCTTTACCCGCGCCCACTTCAACGACTTCATCAAGGCATATCACGCCGACGACCGGGCTGCCCACACCGATGAGCGGTGGCAGTCCTTTACGCGGCAAGAAATCGAGCAGCGCGGCGACACGCTGGACTTGGGGCTTATCGCCGATGCCAGCCTTGCCGGCAGCACCGACCTACCCGACCCGAAGGAGTTAGCGACCGAGGCAATCGATGAACTGGAAGTGGTGGTCGATGAATTGAAAGAACTGTTGCGCCTGCTGGAAATCAATGAAAAGTAA
- the hsdR gene encoding type I restriction-modification system endonuclease has protein sequence MTSNFTFLRAEFPALYTLGKEAEFQLDHDPAAALFKLRLFGEKLVDRLFAEHQLPSLAENTQHRRLEELKYQGLLPRQVEDILQLLKRRGNKAAHENAGTLADASVLLESAYHLGKWLLDAYGSTEAATPPAFELPEYRDTEQELLQLEAEKQTLAAQIMELQAALAARPELSEPQRVQLQQKAQKAADNLHLSEAETRAIIDEQLRTAGWEADTVTLRYNKGTRPEKGRNLAIAEWQTESGPADYALFVGLSLVGVVEAKRKNKDVSAALQQAKRYAKDIKFTTGSELLKGAPWGEYRTPFLFATNGRPYHYQLPEKSGIWFLDGRKPSNHARALRGWYSPDALLELHKQDIDAAEAALKADGFDYLRAAHGLGLRDYQVTAIERVEETIEANAPERRALLAMATGTGKTRTILGLVYRLLKSNRYRRILFLVDRKILGNQATDAFNEVKMEGNLTLAEIYDLKELKDKLPESETRLHVATVQSLVKRIYYAEPDTPVLPVDAYDCIIVDEAHRGYTLDREMAEPQISYKDQLDFLSTYKLVLDYFDAFRIGLTATPALHTVEIFGHPVFRYTYRQAVIDGYLIDHEPPILLKTKLNQEGIVWEAGSTPQAFNPETQTIEDLDVLPDELKIDVDGFNKLVLTESFNRTIAQMLVEQLSPDDKEKTLVFAATDEHADLLVRILKEEFRELGIEADDDAIIKITGSADKPQQLVKKFKNEHYPTIVVTVDLLTTGVDIPHICNLVFLRRVKSRILYEQMLGRATRRADDIGKETFKIYDAVRLYEALDPVTTMKPVVADPSQSIEDLTAELDRIESSDAQKQQVEQILAKLQRKRKKLSSKQAEQFEHNTKGQTLAQFIDYVRSLPSSEAAAVLQQHLAALTVVSEAYGVKKPQLYSNHQDVALDSERGYGGDPANPINRPEDYLQSFAEFVQNQRNHITALNIICTNPQELTRPMLKELKLLLDQQGFTDTQLNVAWKKAKKQEIGADIVAYIRSLALGVAARPLDIRVREAVDFVRNLKEWNKHQLQFLKRVEDQLRIETVLTRDDLNREPFKGEGGYNRFNKLFNNELDGVLLTIQERLYVA, from the coding sequence TTGACTAGCAACTTTACGTTTCTCCGTGCCGAATTCCCCGCTTTGTATACGCTTGGCAAAGAGGCTGAATTTCAACTTGATCATGACCCCGCCGCTGCCCTGTTCAAACTGCGGTTGTTTGGAGAGAAGCTAGTTGACCGGCTGTTCGCAGAGCATCAACTCCCCTCGCTGGCGGAGAACACGCAGCACCGGCGCTTGGAGGAACTTAAGTACCAGGGATTGCTGCCACGACAAGTAGAGGACATTCTACAGTTGCTTAAGCGGCGGGGTAATAAAGCTGCGCACGAGAATGCCGGCACTCTTGCCGACGCGAGTGTGTTGCTAGAATCGGCTTATCACTTGGGTAAGTGGTTGCTGGATGCCTACGGTAGTACAGAAGCCGCAACACCACCTGCGTTTGAGCTGCCCGAGTACCGGGATACGGAACAGGAACTGCTACAGCTGGAAGCTGAGAAGCAGACCTTGGCAGCTCAGATTATGGAACTACAGGCTGCCTTGGCAGCTCGCCCGGAACTGTCGGAACCACAGCGGGTGCAACTGCAGCAAAAAGCTCAGAAGGCTGCTGACAATCTACATCTAAGCGAAGCGGAGACCCGTGCTATCATTGATGAGCAGCTACGGACGGCAGGCTGGGAAGCAGATACTGTTACTCTGCGTTATAACAAGGGCACCCGCCCGGAGAAAGGACGCAACCTAGCTATTGCAGAATGGCAGACCGAATCAGGTCCCGCTGACTACGCCTTATTCGTAGGTTTATCACTGGTAGGCGTGGTAGAAGCCAAGCGCAAGAACAAGGACGTATCTGCCGCGCTGCAACAAGCCAAACGGTATGCCAAGGATATTAAGTTTACTACTGGTAGCGAGCTGTTGAAGGGCGCACCGTGGGGAGAGTATCGCACCCCTTTCCTATTTGCCACCAATGGCAGACCCTACCATTACCAGCTTCCCGAAAAATCAGGCATCTGGTTTTTGGACGGGCGCAAGCCATCCAACCATGCCCGCGCCTTACGAGGATGGTACTCACCCGACGCGCTGCTGGAACTGCACAAGCAGGATATCGACGCTGCCGAGGCGGCGCTGAAGGCGGACGGCTTCGACTACCTGCGCGCTGCGCACGGGTTGGGGCTACGCGACTACCAAGTCACCGCTATTGAGCGGGTGGAGGAAACCATCGAAGCCAATGCACCGGAGCGGCGGGCGCTGCTGGCAATGGCAACGGGCACGGGCAAGACCCGCACCATCCTCGGGCTGGTGTATCGCCTGCTCAAGAGTAACCGCTACCGCCGCATCCTCTTTTTGGTAGACCGGAAAATCCTCGGCAACCAAGCCACCGACGCCTTCAACGAGGTGAAGATGGAGGGCAACCTGACGCTGGCGGAGATTTACGACCTGAAGGAGCTGAAAGACAAGCTGCCCGAGTCGGAGACCCGCCTGCACGTCGCCACGGTGCAGTCGCTGGTGAAGCGCATTTACTACGCTGAGCCGGATACGCCCGTGCTGCCGGTAGACGCCTACGACTGCATCATCGTGGACGAGGCGCACCGGGGCTACACCCTCGACCGGGAAATGGCGGAGCCGCAGATTTCTTACAAAGACCAACTCGACTTCCTGAGCACCTACAAGCTGGTATTAGACTACTTCGACGCGTTCCGCATTGGGTTGACGGCGACGCCGGCACTGCATACAGTGGAGATTTTCGGGCACCCGGTGTTCCGCTATACCTACCGGCAGGCGGTCATCGACGGCTACCTCATCGACCACGAGCCGCCCATTCTGCTTAAGACCAAGCTCAACCAGGAGGGCATTGTGTGGGAAGCGGGCAGCACTCCACAGGCGTTCAACCCCGAGACCCAGACCATCGAGGACTTGGACGTGCTGCCCGACGAGCTGAAAATAGACGTGGATGGCTTCAACAAGCTGGTGCTGACGGAGAGCTTTAACCGCACCATCGCCCAGATGCTGGTAGAGCAGTTGTCGCCTGACGACAAGGAGAAGACCCTAGTTTTCGCCGCCACAGATGAGCACGCTGATTTGCTGGTGCGTATCCTCAAAGAAGAGTTTAGAGAGCTGGGCATCGAGGCAGATGATGACGCCATCATCAAAATCACGGGCAGCGCCGACAAGCCGCAGCAACTGGTCAAGAAGTTCAAGAACGAGCACTACCCGACCATTGTGGTGACAGTGGACTTGCTCACGACCGGCGTGGATATTCCGCACATCTGCAACCTGGTATTCCTGCGCCGGGTGAAGTCGCGTATCCTCTATGAGCAGATGTTGGGGCGAGCAACGCGCCGGGCAGATGATATTGGCAAGGAAACCTTCAAAATTTACGACGCGGTGCGGCTTTACGAAGCCCTCGACCCGGTGACAACCATGAAGCCCGTGGTGGCTGACCCGAGCCAGTCCATTGAGGATTTGACTGCCGAGCTTGACCGTATTGAATCCTCCGATGCGCAGAAACAGCAGGTGGAGCAGATTCTGGCGAAGTTGCAGCGCAAGCGTAAGAAGCTATCGAGTAAGCAAGCCGAGCAGTTCGAGCACAATACGAAGGGTCAAACGCTGGCGCAATTTATTGACTATGTCCGCTCCCTACCGTCTTCAGAAGCTGCGGCAGTGTTGCAGCAGCACCTTGCTGCGCTTACCGTAGTGTCAGAGGCTTATGGCGTAAAGAAACCGCAGTTATACAGCAACCACCAAGATGTGGCGCTGGATTCGGAACGCGGCTACGGCGGCGACCCCGCCAACCCCATCAACCGCCCCGAAGACTACCTGCAGTCCTTCGCCGAATTCGTGCAGAACCAGCGCAACCACATCACGGCGCTCAACATCATCTGCACCAACCCGCAGGAGCTGACGCGCCCGATGCTGAAGGAGCTGAAGCTGCTGCTTGACCAGCAAGGCTTTACCGACACGCAGCTCAACGTGGCGTGGAAGAAGGCGAAAAAACAGGAAATCGGAGCCGACATCGTTGCCTATATTCGTAGCCTTGCCCTTGGCGTGGCGGCGCGTCCGCTCGACATTCGGGTGCGTGAGGCAGTCGATTTTGTGCGCAACCTAAAGGAGTGGAACAAGCACCAACTCCAATTCCTCAAACGGGTGGAAGACCAATTGCGCATCGAGACCGTGCTGACCCGCGACGACTTGAACCGGGAACCCTTCAAGGGCGAGGGCGGCTATAACCGCTTCAACAAGCTGTTCAACAACGAGCTGGACGGGGTGCTGCTCACCATTCAGGAGCGCCTGTACGTGGCGTAA
- a CDS encoding recombinase family protein: MHSPTKKYVTYFRVSTTKQGISGLGIEAQRNAVRAFVQDPTQVLAEFTEVESGKNNQRPQLQAAIETARKQGATLLIAKLDRLSRNAGFIFALRDAGVDFICCDIPDANTLTVGLFAVIAQHERETISKRTKDALAAKKQRGAKLGSPQNLTPAAIQKGQEVRQRNARENQQNRQAMMLSTLLHKQGHTLTSIAEQLNAVGCRTRRGNQFYHSSVRILLNRALES, from the coding sequence ATGCACAGCCCAACCAAAAAATACGTCACCTACTTTCGAGTTAGTACCACCAAGCAAGGCATTTCCGGTCTGGGCATCGAAGCTCAACGAAATGCCGTCCGCGCATTCGTTCAAGACCCGACGCAGGTGCTGGCAGAATTTACAGAAGTAGAGAGTGGCAAGAACAACCAGCGCCCGCAACTGCAAGCCGCCATCGAGACAGCCAGGAAGCAAGGCGCTACGTTACTAATCGCAAAACTTGACCGCCTCTCGCGCAACGCGGGGTTCATCTTTGCGCTACGGGATGCCGGCGTGGACTTCATATGCTGCGACATTCCCGATGCGAATACCCTCACGGTTGGCTTGTTTGCCGTCATTGCCCAACACGAGCGGGAAACCATCAGCAAGCGCACGAAAGACGCGCTGGCAGCTAAAAAGCAGCGAGGGGCTAAGCTGGGTTCACCCCAAAACTTAACCCCCGCTGCTATTCAAAAAGGACAAGAAGTCCGCCAACGAAACGCCCGCGAGAATCAGCAGAACCGCCAGGCGATGATGCTCAGCACACTGCTGCATAAGCAAGGGCATACCTTGACTTCTATCGCAGAGCAGCTAAACGCTGTAGGATGCCGAACCCGACGAGGCAATCAATTCTACCATTCGTCCGTGCGAATACTGCTCAATAGAGCACTTGAATCGTGA
- a CDS encoding helix-turn-helix domain-containing protein codes for MKNPAGVKAFAERLRYLRRQKGYSQQKLADIANLEQSTIKRIELAQLSPTLDVLISISRALMMEVKELVDDPAITSSDSGL; via the coding sequence GTGAAAAACCCAGCGGGTGTCAAGGCGTTTGCCGAAAGATTGCGGTATTTGCGCCGTCAAAAGGGATACTCCCAACAAAAGCTTGCGGATATTGCCAACTTAGAACAGTCTACTATCAAGCGGATTGAGTTAGCGCAACTCAGTCCAACACTTGACGTGCTGATTTCTATCAGCAGAGCCTTGATGATGGAGGTAAAGGAGCTTGTAGATGACCCAGCAATAACAAGTTCTGATAGTGGGCTGTAA